TAAGACAGTACTTCCATTAAAACTAATGAGTGCCACACCTGTGATAGAAACAAAAAATCCTAAGAAAAAGCTTAATTTTAATTTTTCCTGTTTTAGAAAAAAATGAGTAAGTATACCTGTGATAAAAGGAGAGATAGAAACAATGACTCCAATATTAGAGGCAAATGAATAAGTCAAAGCTATATTCTCAAAAAGAAAATAAAGTGTAACTCCACATAATCCAGCTAGCATAAAGAGTTTTTCCTGTTTCTTATCTGTGAGTACCAGTTTGTGTGGATATATAAGAAGTAGTGCAATAAATCCTAGAGAGAAACGAAAAAATAATATTTCAATAGGAGTGAAATGAGATAGAAGAACTTTTGTAGAAATAAAAGTTGTTCCCCAAATAAGTACTGTAAGAATAGCAGAAATATGCCCTAAAGTGTTTTTGTTATTCATTTATATCCTCCGAAGATTAATTTTTATTGATGAAAATATTTTGATATTGTTTAGGTGTAAGTCCTATGAATTTCTTGAAAAAATTACTGAAATGACTTTGATCATTAAAGCCTGTAAGAAAAGCAGTTTCTGAAGGAGATATTCCTTTTTCAAGAAAAATTTTAGCTTTTTCTATTCGTACAGTTTCAAGGTAGCCATATGGGGTAATTCCTGTTTCTTTTGTAAAAGAGCGAAGTAGATGGTATTTACTCAGGTTTGTGATATTACTAAGCATGTCTAATGAAATATTTTTATCAAAATTTTTTTCTAAAAATTCACAAACTTTTTTGATATTGTCACTTTGTTTTATAGAATAATTACCTTTAGAAAAGCAAGAGTGATATTTCATAAGATATTCTATAATAAGTATAAAAATTTCCTCTTTCTTAAATTCCTTAGATTTATTTGAAATCATAGAATGAAGCTCCTTGATTAAAGATGAAAGATAAAGATTTGTTATTACAGTTGGAGAAAAAAAGATTTTTTCTTCAGTTTTTGTAATACCATATATATTTTTATTCATAGTTTCTTCAGATATATTAAGACATCTATAATCAAGAGGAAGTTCACTTATCTGTTCACAGGTATGAACATCATATGGATTAAAAATTGTAATATCTCCACTTCCAACTATATATTCTTTATTGAGGCAGGAAAGTTTTCTCTCTCCTTTTTCAATAAATCCAATGACATAGTGTTTGTGAAAATGGTTTGGAAATTTTTGCATCACACCTTTGAAAGTATAAGCTTCTATATTTAATTCTTTATCAAATATTATAGTTCTGCTTTCTTTTTTCATAATGTTCCTCCCATGTATTAGAAATATTTTAACACAAGTTTGAATTTTTTTCTTGTAAGATATTGCTTATAAAGTAAAAGATATTTTATTTGTAACACAAATGACATAAAAAAGAGTTATAAAGATAATATAAAATTTTTTCCCAGTATTAATTAAAATTACACATTTAACTAAAAAAACTTCTAGCAGAGTTGTTACCTGTTAGAAGTTTTTTTATTATTTAATAATGGAAAACTATTGTAAAATCATAGGATAGAGAAAGAAATTAAATTGCTCTTAAAAATGTAGCTCAATTTAGTGTTCGTGTATATGTATAAACACGAACTTTTCTATTTTCTTATTATACTCTTTAAATTTAAAAAATTCAAGTTTGATTTTTTGTAAAAATACAAAAATATGAAAAATATGACCTCTTGAAAAATAAGCTCTACTTCCATTTTAGTGTTCGCATTTATACATAAAGAAGAACTCTGATTTTTTTTTATAGAGCTCATAATTGCTTCAAGAACGTTTTAAAAAAGATAATTATCTTATTTAAACTGGGAGGAAATAGTATGAGAAATAATGATATCGAATCATCATTGAAGAGGTTTTTAAAGAGGAAAGTAAAAATAACACTTGGGGTAGTGGTAGCATTTTTGATTACAGGAACTGTAGGATATGGGGGAGATATAGTTGCAAAAGGTGTAACTAAAGAATATACAATAACAGAACAAGATGGAAAACCTAAAATTATAGGTGGTTGGAATTATACAAAGGATTCAGCAGATAAAAATGCAGATCATTCAAACTCAACTACAAGTATCACTTTAACAAGTGGAACATTTGATGAATTAATAGGTGGAAATCATTTAAAAAATACAGGCTCAACAGATACATATATTTCTAAAATAGGAAATACAAGTGTAACTATGAATGGTGGTACAGTTCAATACTTAATAGGTGGAAGTAAATCTAATGGAACTAAAGCTGATATAACAAATGGAAAGACAAAAGTAATTGTAAATGGCGGAACAATAGGACAATCTGATTCTAATGGAGTTATAAAGGCAGGACTTATAGGTGGAAACTATATAAAATCTACTTCAGGGCAAGGGACGCTAATAACAGCAAAAACAGATGAAACAGATGTAGAAATAACAGGGGGAACTTTTGCTAATAAAGTTATAGGTGGAAGTTTTGTAGATACCTATGGTACAAACACAGTAAAAGGACTAACAGTTGAAGATAAAGAAACTAACCTTAAAATATCTGGAGGAACTTTCAACAATTTTGTAATAGGTGGTGGAGCAGCAGCAGGAACTGGGAATACAAGTACAGTAGGGACTTCTAATTTAACAATAAAGGGAGGAATTTTTAATTCCAATATCTATGCAGGAGGAGCAGCTCTAGAAGGCGTAAAAGGAAAAAATGATATAGGAACTGTTAGGGTGTCAAATTCAAATTTGACTATAGATGGAACTGATGTTGTTAAAGGAAATCTAAAATTTTCTGGAGCAATTTATGCAGGAGGATTGGATTCTGGGATTTCTGGAAAAATAACATTAACTTTAAAAAATTTAACTCAAGATATGTTTGGAGTAAAAGGTGGAATATATGGAGGTTCTAAAGGGAGTACTGAAGGAGCGCTTGTTGAAGATGGGGATATAGAAATAAATATTTCTAATTCTCATATCTATGCAGATATTCTGGGAGGAGGTGGAGCCTTTGGAAAGAGTTCAAAAGTAAAAGCTAAGAACACTAAGATTACAGTATCAAATACAAGTATTAGTGGGTATGAAAATAATGGAAATACATGGACTGGACGTATTTTTGGAGCAGGAATGGCTCAGGGAGGAGCCTTATTTGAACAAGAATCAACAGATGTTGTGATAAATAATGTAGATGGGGTTACATATGATCAGAATAATGGAGAAGTTTCCAATAAAGTAGGAGTTCGTATATATGGAGGTGGACAGAATTATAAAGCAGGAGTTGACTCACAATTAAAAATAGGAAGCACTAAAGTAACTATAGGTGGAAATAAAACTGCTCTTGCTGAAGTATATGGAGGAAGTATAATTTCTGGAACTGGAAATAAAGGAACAGTTTCAGTAGGAAAAACTGAGGTTATAATTAATGATGGAAAAATTGTAGACTATGTAGTTGGAGGAAATAATACAAACTGGAATGGATATTCAGTAGTAGGAATTGAAGACAATAATGGAAAAGAATACAAGAATGGACAGAAATATGCTGATGGAAGTACAAAGATTACTATAAATGGTGGAGATATGTCTACAGCAGAAATTATAGGCGGAAGTTATGTTGATTATGGATTATATTATGAAGATAATGTTATCCATGATGGAATAGTTTACGGAACAACAAATATAGATATCAAGGGTGGTAAAATTGGATTAGTAGTAGGGGGAGGAAAAGCTTTATATTCAAATCCTGTCCCTAGAGGCAATGGTGAAGTTTATCCATCAACAAGTAATGTAGAAGGAACGACTAACATAAATATAACTGGTGGAAGCCTATCAGGAAATATAATAGGTGGAGGATATGCATTCAGCAATCAATCTAGTGTTGAAAGTATAGCCAATGTAAAAGGAACAACAAACATAAATATATCTGGTGGAACTATAGAAAAAAATATCTATGGTGGAGGATTTGCTGATGGAAAATCAGCTGCAGCAAATGTAGAGGGAGATACAAATATAACAATATCTGGTGGAGATATTGGAGGGAATATATATGCAGGAGGGCTTGTAGACGTAGAAAATGGAGGAACAGCAAATGTAAATGGAGATACAAATATAACAATATCTGGTGGAGATATTGAAGGGAATATATATGCTGGTGGACTTGCAGAAAACGGTGGAACAGCAAATGTAACAGGAAATTCAACTGTAACTTTTTTAAATGGTTCTACTTTTGCAAATAGTGTATATGGAACATCTGAAGTAAATAGTGCATTGGCAAATAATGATGCAAGTAAAAAATCAACTTTAGCATTTGGTAATGATAAAGAAAAATTTGAGGGAGAATTTAAAGGAAAATTTTCTAATTTTAATATTCTTCGTACAGGAAAAGGTTCTGTAGTAGGTATAGGAGAATTAAATAGTAATAATATAAATAGAGATATAGAAATTACAGGATCAGGAAGAATAAAAACTAAAATTAATGAGATAGGTGGAAATATAAAACTTACTGGTGGAACATTGGAAATATATACAGAAGATAAAGAAAATAAAGAAGATAAAATAAATTTTGGCGATAAAAAACTTACTTTATCAGATAAAGGTATATTAGAAACTAAATCAGGAAATATCTTTGCAAATGCCCTTAATCCAGATGGGAAAACAAAGGATAGTGGAGAAGTAGGAACTGGAAATTCAATTGAATACAATGGTGGAAGTGTAGCTCTAAATGACAAAAAATATAATTTAGATTATTTGACTTCAGCAATAGCAGCAATGAAAAAGAAAAGTGGAAGTAAAACTTCTATTTTAATGCTTGGAACTTTAGTAAATGCTGATGGAGAAAAGCAAGATGAAATAGATATTGATACAGCTGCTGGAATAGGAGATAAAGCACTTTTAGATAATGTAACTGTAAATGTAGGAGAAAAAAATACTTCTTTAGTAATTGGGGATACAAGTGGAGCAGGGGATACAGGTACTGTAAGTACAAACAATAATTTAAATGCTTCAACATTAAATTTTGATGCTTCAGGAACGGAAGAAGAAGGAGAAAAAACTATATCTATTAAAAAAGAGTCAAAACTAGTCCTTGGAGGAACAAAAGATGGAGAGCTGGTAACAGTTGGAGGAAAAGCAGAAGCAGATAAAGTAAAGATTAATGTAGAAGCAGGAACACTAGTTTTAGGAAGTAATTTCAGTAGTGGAGCTAATCAAACATTAAGTGCTAGTGTGATAGTTGGTGGAGCTGAAGCTGGAGCTGGAAAATTAGAAGTAAATGCAGGAAATCAAACTGTAACTGGAACAATAGAAAACAAGGAATCAGGAACAGTAGCAGTCAGTAAAGATGCTGCTTTAAATGCAAAAGAAATTAAAAATGAAGGAGCTTTGAATGTAGCAGGAAATGCAGAAATTAAAACTCTTACAGGTGGAGAAAATTCAATAATAACAGTAGGAGATAATGGTTCAGCAGGAAAACTGGTAGTTGAAACTTTACAATTAAATGGTGGAAAAATGTTCCTTGATCCAGTTTGGAAAGAAGGGGAAGTAAATACTATAGGAAATGCTTCAAAAGGGGCAGTAATATTTGATG
Above is a window of Fusobacterium varium DNA encoding:
- the adaA gene encoding Methylphosphotriester-DNA--protein-cysteine S-methyltransferase: MKKESRTIIFDKELNIEAYTFKGVMQKFPNHFHKHYVIGFIEKGERKLSCLNKEYIVGSGDITIFNPYDVHTCEQISELPLDYRCLNISEETMNKNIYGITKTEEKIFFSPTVITNLYLSSLIKELHSMISNKSKEFKKEEIFILIIEYLMKYHSCFSKGNYSIKQSDNIKKVCEFLEKNFDKNISLDMLSNITNLSKYHLLRSFTKETGITPYGYLETVRIEKAKIFLEKGISPSETAFLTGFNDQSHFSNFFKKFIGLTPKQYQNIFINKN